A single genomic interval of Lathyrus oleraceus cultivar Zhongwan6 chromosome 7, CAAS_Psat_ZW6_1.0, whole genome shotgun sequence harbors:
- the LOC127104339 gene encoding uncharacterized protein LOC127104339, with protein MKNFILAQTKQNKEFLNQDIHVNELMTQLGTKVDSIITHNKILETQTSQIAQQQAPKATPGGQFPGQPQPNPRGQANDVTLRSGTSYDEPVKPNLSGSEAYKKNVVSTNKVEEIEGQKDQEVKDKGEDKDKVYVPPSPYKPPIPYPQRIKQTKIDNQYKKFIKVIEKLHVEIPFTEAVT; from the coding sequence ATGAAGAACTTCATTTTGGCCCAAACTAAGCAAAACAAAGAGTTCCTAAACCAAGATATTCATGTAAATGAACTGATGACACAATTAGGAACTAAGGTTGATTCGATAATCACTCACAATAAGATTCTTGAAACCCAAACCTCACAAATAGCACAACAACAAGCCCCCAAGGCCACACCTGGAGGGCaatttcctggacaacctcaacccAACCCCCGAGGGCAAGCTAACGATgttaccctacgaagtgggacCTCTTATGACGAACCTGTAAAACCAAACTTGAGTGGATCAGAGGCTTATAAGAAAAATGTTGTGTCTACAAATAAAGTAGAGGAAATAGAGGGACAAAAAGACCAGGAAGTGAAAGATAAGGGAGAAGATAAAGATAAAGTTTATGTTCCACCCTCTCCTTATAAACCACCAATTCCATACCCACAAAGAATTAAACAGACCAAAATTGATAACCAATATAAAAAGTTTATAAAGGTGATCGAGAAACTCCACGTAGAAATCCCATTCACCGAAGCCGTCACCTAG